From a single Brassica napus cultivar Da-Ae chromosome C9, Da-Ae, whole genome shotgun sequence genomic region:
- the LOC111209607 gene encoding uncharacterized protein LOC111209607 — protein MAEWIPAIVATVLFVVLTPGLLFQVPGNNNFVDFGKMETSGYSILLHSFIYFGLVAVFTVVIHFPGT, from the coding sequence atGGCGGAGTGGATACCTGCAATTGTAGCGACGGTGTTGTTCGTGGTTCTGACGCCGGGGTTGCTGTTTCAGGTTCCCGGCAACAATAACTTTGTAGACTTTGGGAAAATGGAGACGAGCGGATACTCAATCCTTCTTCACTCCTTCATTTACTTCGGCCTCGTCGCGGTCTTCACCGTCGTCATTCACTTTCCTGGCACTTAA